TGGCTCAAGGTGACCCTTGCGCCATGGTGCGCCGTGTAACAACTATGCATAATAGTGAGAAAGGTATCCTCTAATGTGAGTTGATCTTGAGTGTTCCTCAGTCATCCTTATTTGTGATTTCTTAAAGAAGTGGGAAAAGATTGGGAAAATCTTGTGCGAGTACGTACGTATCCTCAAGTTTCTCTGCACTCGACAATAAGTCACTGACAAGCCAAAGTTTCGGCCTATGTCAGAACTGAGGATTCGAGATTTAAGTTTGTATTTCACCTCCATCTTGCTGTGTTCCCTGGACTTGTATTAAGTTTTGTAGTTTGATTTTGTCCACTCCCTACTATTCATTTCAATTCTTTATATTAGCTCCAGCTGATCTTCTTTGTCATTTTGGTGGAGAAAACCAGGAAGCTATTCTGCTTGACCTTCTCAGAGTCATTACGCACCATCGTGCTCGATTAGCCACTCCCATCCGTACAGTACAGAAAGTATTTACTGATGCAGACTTGGATGGTATCCCATTTTCAGATTCTGTATTTACTCGGGGAGCTCCATTAGACCGCCCGTTACTATTGATTGAGCCATCCTATAAAATCAGTGGAGATGATAAGATTAAAACTCAAGCTCGAGCAGCACGTGCAAATGGGGATGAAGAGAACAAGGCACCAGCAAAACCAATGCCTTATAGTAAAGTGGATGCTGAAGGTGAACCGACTTTGAGCATTGATACTAAATCTCAAGAATCAGAGCTTACCGACAATAATACAAAAGAGACAGCGACTCCAGATGCCAAACCTGGTGAGGAGTTTGGACAAAAACTCCATACTGGGACCAAGGACATAATATCGACATCTGATCCCAAGCTCAGTAATAGCACAGCAAAGTCCCGACCCCAAGAGGGTGGCTCTTCTTCTCCACAGCTAAAACAAGACGTAAGGCAACCAGTACCACAGGCTCCAGCAACCAAACCGTCTCTGGAAGAGAATATAGTTCTTGGTGTTGCTCTGGAGGGTTCTAAGAGGACGCTGCCCATAGAGGAAGATATGCCAGCCCCATCAAACCCAGAAGAGACAAAGGAATTGGCGGCATTGCTCAGCAGCAACGGTCCTGCAGTAGCTGAGAAGGAAAAAAGTGACGCTAAGCGAACGAACATGCCTAGTTCTCCACCCAGTGATCCCTCAGATCAGCAAGAGTAGCGGCATCTGGGTTGGCTCTGCATATGCACATTGGAATCACAACTGGTAAAGCCCGAATCTGCAGGGTGTACAGAACGCTGTAAATATTCGTTCACAGTCGTGTGGAAGATTGTTTCCAGACCTCTTGTTGTAAGGATGTTTTTCGTCAAATTGATCATACGTCAATGAAAAAGCTTCTGCCATGTTGAAATTAGCTGCGTTGATTTCATATTCATGGAATTCTGTGGGCTTCAAGGCGATGAACTGTACCTCAGTCGCATTTGTGCTTGTGGAATTACTTGCAAATGCATTTAGGCATCTATACAAGTGCAATATCATATTGTCCATgttaacaacattaagaaaCATACTAACTGACTCCTCTAAATAAACAGACAACTCTTAAAAACTAATACtacatttatatatgaatGCCTGCTTTGTATTTCTTATATCGGTTCATAATTTCGattcaaaatactttttttagttgttagatttaatatttagtatCACTCTACTGAagaatattttctcaaaaaatccACAACacatattttactaatttttcaaaagggttaattacattagATCCCcttcaaaaaatgcaaaattacagttctcaaaaaaaaatttaaattactctTGCATCccctatataatttattgtttacatTGATCCCTTTAGTTAggattcaaatgaaaaatattgatattagtaaaaatattatataaatttttaattttacacctcatttaatatttttcatgcagtaatttgaaaaatgtaatgatgtttacctttattttacatttatctctttataaaacaaaactaaaaattgatatatatacgTTTGTTAATGTATATTCATGTGTTCCCTAATAAAAAAGAGTGTACGAAAGAATATCCAATGAGGATGTAACATAATTTCaatacttttttgaaaaacaaatacaatttcacatttttaaaaagtatgcaagtgtaattaaccctttctcgaaatggtcaattttgatttcttagTCCTAATCAAAGGGACAGAGGTTGCAGCTTTCAAGTCTGTGGATTAATCGTTAGAAATCTGTACTCTCCTTAATACTTTACAGATGACTTATAAACGAGACATAAAGAGCAAAGCAAGGTGggataaacaaaataatcataGGGATCCCAGTAACACATATTACACCAATAACCTAACTGCTGCTGTTCATCAATTTGTACTTCAAACCACAAGACCAACGATTCCGACCCGGATGAATGCCTCGTACGATCACGAGGGACTATACCTGAACATGAAAGGAGGGGTCATAacttattctaaataaatagtacaaGCAAGAAACGgtagctgctgctgctgcaatTTGTAGGAGATCGGCACCGTGAACTGTAGTAACAAAGAGACGATCTCAAGCATTGCACATGCAATCTGGAGCAGGATATGTGTATATGGACTGCTGTGGTTTACGCAGCCGGAGCTGCCCTTGCCTGTTCTTGTGCCCTTCCACCACGGCGTCTTGGAACTCTGGCCAAGTCAGGTTCTTGTTCAAGAACAGCTGCCCTAATAATGTCATGCTAGGTCTTATGGTCTTCTTGTTCTCGTACGTCCGATGGCCAACCTGTTGTTCAAAATGAACTTAGAAACTTGTCAGAACGAGATTTAGAAGGAAAAATCTGAGGTCTGGCTGTAAGAGTGAATTCAGCAACACATAAACCTCAAAACTGTAAATACTGACACCTCTTGCAAGCATGTTCTATATAAAAGAGTAtcagaattttgaaaataatgttCGCACACAACCTACGGTCTTTTTCCATGTTACAAGTTTCCTTCTGGCCATCGGCTCTTATGGTATCTGTAATGTAAAATATGACTATAGCGGCTAAaatgtagtttttcaaaacTGAGAATAGTTGTTGTGTGCCTAAACCTCAGAGGTAccagtgtaattatcccaaatgaCCAAGACAATTTAGTACACCCATTGTTGGGACAAGATATAGAGCAAGTAGTAGTGACTGCACATAAGACCCTTCTCTAGTCCTATAGTTGTTTTAAGTGCATCACACAAAGCCTACAGTTGTCTGCCAGATAcaagaatttaatatttgctttgaaaatatattttaactaactAGCATTAGGCAAGTTAATCAGCATCTTCACATATAGGAATACGGAAATAACATGTATAGACGTGATTACCACAGCGTTGTGCATGTTTCCTGGTGAGGCAGAAATGAAGATATCACTGTGCATGCTGACGTAGTAATCAACTGCTGCTAACAAGGATGCCTTCCCTTTAATTTGAGCTCTTTCTTCTGAAGAGGCCAGGCTCTTTTTGTCTTCCATATGAGGAAACAAACTCCGCAAGGTCGAGATCCTAGCTTCCCCACCATATACCTGAAATAGAAACACCAGCAAACTTCAGCATTCAAAACCATGTATTCAGTTTTTCAAGGATGATTGTCAGATATTAAAACTAAGGAAACATTGCATGCAGACCTTGTGGGACGCAAGATACAAACGAGTACTGTTGTCGAATCCCAAAGCTGCCAGCAGCAATCCAATTTCCTCAGGAGTCAACGGGCACCGTCCTCGACTCCTCAACTCCTCGTCGGTAAATTGAGAATTCAACACCCTTCCCTGCCATATAACTTGTCGGTACTTCGCCAGAGCCAATTTTTCAGCCTTGCCTCCACCAAAGTCACAAGCTGAGTGGGCAGCCATATCCTGAGGAAACAACTAAACTTTTAAGCATCACACAGcctcaaaataaacaaacacgGCAGGCAAAAAAATCATGCTGAAAACCCTCATGTTTCAAAGAAGTTTTGCAGCATGTTTATTAAAGTTAATCTAAACGGCCACCTAGGGGCAGGTGCGATTACTTGTTAGACTCCTGCTTTTGATATTACCAAAACCTCCTATCCAAGTTTACATTGTTTACAATTGAACTTAAGAGGGGAGattctttcaattttggaaaaagaaagaggtacAATCAATAGTTGAAATAACTGTTACGGGGAcctcattttaattaacacCTATTTACTAGAATTGTGTACATTGTACAGTACATAGATTCTAGCATTTGAGCaagttaaaagaaatttaaatacataaaatagtGCAAGATCCGATGCTAAATTAACACCtcaaagaaatatattaagttACGGTATTGTCTAAACAAAACAAGTGGATCATACCTTGTCAAAACGAAGATGAAGGACAACAAACTTCCCAGTCCCTTGCTTGTCTTTAGAATCACTGACTTGCCTTAGGTAATTACTGCCGTCCACTTCACTTGTGCTCGGGGGATATCTAAGACGGGTAACGAGAGCATCCCCAAGAGCTCTTATGTGAGGAACAAAAACTAATGCTTGGAAGTTGACTTTACATCGTAGTCGTTGGATGTCCTCGGGCATATTGTCAAAAGCCAGACGGTGAGAAAATGGGGCAATTGCAGCAATCCCGTAACTATAATCCAAAGAGTATTACAATTATACCAAcgattaaaattgaagcaCAAAACTAGAAAGAGTAACGTTGTTTTCAGGTGGCAAACATGCCAATAAGTTATACGGTTTTGAGCTTTCCTAATGTGAGACTTCGATGAAACTGCATCGATTTCTGCTTGCTATTTACCCAGGGATAAAATAAGCTTCCCTATTTGATTTGGGACAAGTGTGTTACAGCCTAGGTACATCTAAATTTCTAGAACCTTGAATCCATTATTTCATACACTGATGCGCAAAGACATGGCTAATGATGTACACAAGGAATTAGCAAAATAAACCAAAGTTGAATATTAGAACATTCCAAGATgattaaaccaaaaatatgagatcaaaaaaaaataaaacccgCTTTAAGAAAGATTAGCTCTTGTTCACCAACCTCTGCAGCACAGGCAATACATTCTCTATATACCAGTTTGCTGAAGCATGAACAGGTGCTGTTTTTATTCTGGTAGCTCGAATGGCTGTAGCATAATACTCCCTCGTGctccaaaaatattcatcagGCAACTCTTTGACTATAGATATGTCATCTTTCAATACATTAATGAAGTGATCCACATCAAATATATCCATGAATGTGCTGCAGAAGAACAAAAATGGGTGTCATCTCACTAAGTTACAGCttcaaatagaaaagaaaggtGAATGAATTCTCTGCCTAACAAAAATGTTGTGAAGGGTTTGAACTCATTAAAAAAGGACCTTGAATCTTGCCAAACAGGATTTACTTCAAGATGTGGGATTA
Above is a genomic segment from Sesamum indicum cultivar Zhongzhi No. 13 linkage group LG13, S_indicum_v1.0, whole genome shotgun sequence containing:
- the LOC105176393 gene encoding uncharacterized protein At1g04910-like; protein product: MRQNSLSHSNSHRREAMAGALVLLLPFLFPSLFTPLSHALPSVFSEWNAPKPRHSRLLKSALQRQTPDEQLADLWRPLAQQQWKRCARSDSVSSLPEKSQGYIQVFLDGGLNQQRMGICDAVAVAKILNATLIIPHLEVNPVWQDSSTFMDIFDVDHFINVLKDDISIVKELPDEYFWSTREYYATAIRATRIKTAPVHASANWYIENVLPVLQSYGIAAIAPFSHRLAFDNMPEDIQRLRCKVNFQALVFVPHIRALGDALVTRLRYPPSTSEVDGSNYLRQVSDSKDKQGTGKFVVLHLRFDKDMAAHSACDFGGGKAEKLALAKYRQVIWQGRVLNSQFTDEELRSRGRCPLTPEEIGLLLAALGFDNSTRLYLASHKVYGGEARISTLRSLFPHMEDKKSLASSEERAQIKGKASLLAAVDYYVSMHSDIFISASPGNMHNAVVGHRTYENKKTIRPSMTLLGQLFLNKNLTWPEFQDAVVEGHKNRQGQLRLRKPQQSIYTYPAPDCMCNA